From the genome of Anopheles funestus chromosome 2RL, idAnoFuneDA-416_04, whole genome shotgun sequence:
AAACACAATACGCACCGTGGACGGCGGCAGGCAGCGCTCTTACCTACCTCAACAACAAACTGCGTGGTACGGAACACTACGACCATTTCTTAGTGTACGTCAATCGGATCTTAATGGATATCTATCCTACCCAGACGATTGATAGTGTCGCTCCTACCGAGACCCTACTGCAGCTCTATCTCAAACAATTCATCACTACATGGGCCTGCCGGATTGGGCACGGTGATTGTCTCCCAAAAATGAAGCAAGCACTTACCGCCGCTGTTCAGGCTAACACCGCCGTGCATCCGGACATTGCAACCGCGGTGTACTGCAACGGGTTGGTTGATGCTACCGATGAAGTCTTTGTTTGGGTTTGGgaggaatttaaaaaatcccgCAACCAAGCACAACGCACGGTACTGATCGATGCTTTGGCATGTTCGCGAAACCCAGCCCAGCTAGCTTCCTTCCTCACGACGGCACTCGGCAGTGGAAGTGAATTTGACGCAATGCTATCATCCGAACGGACGCGTATCGTTTCCGCCGTATATGGCGCAAGTCGGGAAGGTGTTGATGCGGTGATTGATTTCCTGATGGTATCAACGGCACAGGTGACCGAATTCGTACAACGATTGGGACAGTCGGCGCTCAACAGTGCCGTATCGAATATCGCTTCCCGTACGAACAATCAGCAGGAGCTGGACCGTTTGAATCAGCTACTCAACAGCCTAGGAACGATGATTACCGAGTCAGTGGCCACCAGTGCCCGCGCTACGGTACAAAATAACTTCAATTGGTTCAACAGTCTTGAGGGACTGGTGGCGGTTGAGTACTTTGAAAAGGCGGCCACCACACCCCAGGAGTTGTGAAACCGTATCCGCAAGTTTTCATTGTAAATGATTGCATCCACTAttctataaaatataattgcTTTGCAAATAATAGCTGCGTTTTTCTTCTATCAAATCTTGCTCACCACTTTGAATTCACCACCGTACGCTGGCGCCATCTATCCTTTCATAGCGCAAACTCAAGACGATATTGGAAGTTTCACACAACTTGGAAATATATCCCAACTAGCAATATCAACATACCTTCTCGTTCAGTCTtatgaacaatcaaacctgccaaagcgagaaagcatgttggtttggctggttgggatatgtatttgttttgcattaattaAGGACTGAATTTAACGTTATTTAAAGGAGATGAAGTTGCTTTTGCATTTCTTAATTACGCAATTTTAAGCCCACTGCACTCATTACTCCTATTTTACGTAAAGGGTCGTATATGAATTAAAACGAGTAATTAAACATATGCACAAAAAGCATTCAAATGATcagtttttgcataaaaaccCATCTCGCAAATCGTATATAACTCagatataaattattcaaccatAAGTAGCATACATATGCAGTTTTCCGAAGCGAAAATATAATCACGGCAGTATTATTTGTAGGTCATTGGAATCGATATATACACATAAGTTGTTCGACTTTTTCAACGCTTTGGCAAGCGTACATTTATTCACTTGTGTTTTTcgacaattttattttcagcACAGAATCACGGATACTTCCATTCCACTAATCTATGTTCCTCCTTCACACCACATTCATGCACACTCTCAAATGCAACGcatgcaaccaaaaaaaaccattcacacAAAATCACGTACACAAATTCACTCCATGCCATCGAATTCCTGCTCTAATTATCGTTTAGTGTTTAATAAAGAGGTGAATACAGTATTTAGTCACTAACAAAAGAGCTGTTCCGCTGGTCGACCGATACTTGTCGCTTGTCGAACTGCGAAACAAACGGAAGAACATCCTGCCCGGCCTGATAACACCGGTGGGCAGTTCCTTTCTCTTCCTACTTGTAACTTATCACACAAACGCTAAATGAAATGCGCTCTTGTTTTGCCGGATCGGGGTttcattataattataataacaaCGCATAATGTAAGCAAATAACATGATACAAGTTGTTGCGCGGGGAGCTTTTGTTTACCGGCCAGGAAACACTATTTGCTAATTGAATAGTAGTACTGCATATTCCAACTTGGGTCTATCTTAAGCCATTTTagcaaatgaattttaaatcaattaacgGGATCGTCTTGATGATAATAACTAGAGATTTAGAaagtaaaatgcaatttacttTCCCGGCCTAATGTTCACGAGGATTATGGCgtggaaaagtgaaacaatttaaatcctATCACTCAGCAACCGTTAGAACATTCTTCCAACGATTTAAATATCCGTCAGCGCAATAATGCATCTGTCTAATCACCTTCGATAGGTGCAAATAGGGAGTAGAAAAGTGATGTTAGCGTATATACTTTTGGCTTTACAATACAACTTGCTTCCTTTCTTTAGTACACTCTCGCGATGAACGTAAACCGAACTGCAATCAAATCACAAATGTAGagtgtttaacttttttttttcaagcatcCGATTGTCCGATCTGGTTAAGTTGTCGGTtaagttaaattttaaatcaaatgaGAGAGTTCGATCACTTTGGATTGCTTAAAATAAAGGCTGTAAGTACCAGACAGCTGTTCGTACctattttttatacataaaGCTCTGATCAGCTTGTTTGGGATGCTGCGCAACGGAAGAGTGATCACTCTCTTCAGTGACTGAGTCTCTGGCACTCAGCTAGTAGAAAGGAACGGATTCTGGTTACCAAAATCCACTCCGAGATCAACAGTCGTATTAGTTGTTATCAGCAACGAAACGTAAAcgtacaaacaaacgaacaaaaaaaatacacacacacacatggacgATGGATAGACTGGCGGGCGGGGAGATATACAATCCAATTGCCAGCATGTATCGTAATGCGTTGAGTTTACTAGAGTGTTCAAATATTGAGGCTTCTTCCAGACGCCTTCAGTAGTTGGTGCTAGTCGACTCCCCGCCCGCTAACTATTCGATACCATGAGCAAATATCATCACCAGTCCCGGTTCTACCATAACGTCCTCGTTCATATGCGTGTTGTCGCATTGCAAAACCAGAACCGCTTGTTTACCTAAAATCAACGGAAATATTATGTCAGTAACAGGATTATTCTAGTTAATCATCCAGCAGATCGTTGAATGGCTGTATTTACCCGGCACCCTCCGACAGATGTAGTTTTCATATATCCGTCGATTGTTTTGTCGCGTTTCTAATGAACTGAGACCGCGGGGCCACCGACGTTCGTGGCAATTTTCCATCAGATCGTCCAATATGTGCGGTGGACAACCTGACTCCGAAAGTGCTCGCTTGATCATGAgctaaaagaataaaaatacacaGGGTATGCTAATAAGCACTaagcaccagcagcaccgcAGTCATTCATTTGCCCACCTGTAATGCATCATCCGGCGTAGAGATCATACCGCCCCAGCGTGTCACCCGGGCCCTTGCCAACCCGTTACACCATCGCATCACCTCATCTCGCTCCATCTGATCCGCAATGGCACGCATGGCGGGATTCGAAACACGCATGGCCCGCATAAAATCTTTCACCAAATTCAGCTCCCGCTTTAACTCATTTATCACCAAATTTTGATCGTTGATTTCGTTTTTCAGCTCGCCCATCTTCTGCTGCTGGCTGTGTACCAACGATCGCAGCTCCCGGAAACAGTTGTGATCCTTGTACTCATCCTTCGGTATGACGAATCCACACCCTTTCTCGCACGGTAGTGGCCGCTTCGGATTGTGCTCGCACTCCTCAATGTGGGCTGCTAGTGTGTCCAGCTTCAGCACGAGCGTGCAGCCGTACATGGCGTTCTCGCAGGTTATGTTAAGCCGAGAGAGCAAATTTCGAAGGATTCTTGGCACAGCGCGCAGGTTATTGTTTGTAATGGGATTCCGATCGACTGGGCACGTCGGTTGTCGTGACAGCCATTCGGTGATACACCCGCGACAAAATGCATGTTCGCAGGCAACGGCctataaagaaaataagaaatgTTAATAACTGAAAGCACACTGCATTGTCCCATTTGAAGCAATTGTGAAATCGTGCCAGCACCTTTGTATGTTTCGTATTGCATTATATTATCACAAATTGATTTTGCACTAGTCTCTGTTGAACCGATAAACCCCTTGAAACCAGATTGTAGCTTCGTTATCGCAATAAATAATACCCTTTCTTCCTCAATAAATCTAAAAAAGAATGATTAACGAACTCATTGAAAACCTTCAGTACTAATACTTTCAGAAACATTAAATAAGTAGAAAACTTTTATTATGTTAAATtctatgattttttgttaatttactcATGGTTAGTTGAACAGATTGTATGTAAAAAAACCTAGAtacttgataaaaaaaattcgaaaCCTTTCAAATTTTTCCACGATGATCAATACTTATGAGGGAACGATACTTCCGTTATACACGGAAGTACATAAATCTATTTTTCCTCTATTATGTTTGAGCTGCATCGAAACAGAGGCCATAACACAGCCGTTGATGAGCAGACAATCATGAGATGTTTGAGGAATCATAACGTAAGAAACGGGTAGGAAATTATCGAAAATTGCATTTACTTTCACTTCATCAACACTCAGCCGTGTTTGAAAATTGTGAATGAAACGGCagcgcagcaaaacaaaaaatcgttacgAATACATAAGGATGCAAAACGTATGGCAGATCACACAATTATTTCAAACCTCATTATGATTTACAGTTTCATAGTGGCTTTACTCACCTGTAGCGGTTCCTCGAGCACACCGGAACATATGGGACAGATCAGTTCTTCGTCAACATCGCCCTGAAATCGGGCCAAATCGTAACCCATTGCTGCTAGCCCACACTGCTGGCAATCGTcgacacagaaacacacatgcacaaacTAACCGGCGGTGATCTTGTATCTAGTTCGTCCGGAAAACGAAGGATGAAGAAATTGTTGTGATGTGTTTctgtggtgtgtatgtgtgtggccACAGCCGTCAGACACTGACGTCTCTGGCCACAACTGGACGCTAGTGTTTAATATATTCCTAGACGAAGGGAGCACTTATTGCTATCACCACTTTCTGCGATGCTTAAGAAACACTGCACACTTAACACTTAACACCATATCAAGACCGCAAGACCGTATCACGATCGTTGATAAGCGTTCCACTACCGATGATCGCACCtatcaaaaacaaactacCTAGATCCAAAAGGGAAGCATGGAACGGGTCATAAATAATGTCACGGTTGTCAGTAGCACGAACCAACATTTCTTAGAGTCTTTCTACTCAACTCATTTACCAACCCCTACGGTTGTTTGCAACTAGTTGTAGTTTATTTTTCGAAatcgctttaaaaaaaacgtcagTACATCCACCAAATGGAAAAGTAGATGGTAAGCACATTAATGTTTGGCAACGGCAAGGCAGAGCAACAGATAGCAGGTTGGCAACATTCCGCCAAGCTTATCACCTCGTGAGTAACGAAAATTAATTCTTCAACAACTGTGCCCATCAACAGCACTGCACTTCCGTTAAAGAAAACTCTGAAAACTTACAAACATGTCCGAACCGTACGCACGCACACTGATCGGCGATGATCAGCAAGAGATCGGTTTCGGTTGCGTTTCCTCATGTTGTCGACGCAAAGACGCCGAGAGTCCAGAGCACACACATCCGATCGGCCTATCTCCGTAACGTCTTCTCTCTCCGTCGATACCTTTTTACACGGATATCTCGATCGAATACCCGCTACACCCGGCACGATCGCTTTCCATCATGGCCAAGCTTGGGGGCTGCACCCGTGGTTTTTCTGCTCGTGATAGTGTGTGTTGGTTGTTCCGCTTCACTCCATTTTCGCACGTTCGCACTGCTGTTGgtggctgctgctggccaccaGAGTTCATTTCAAAATGCGTCCACCCCTTCACACGGTGATCGGTCTTCGCATGCAACCTCCAAAGTGAACGCAATGTTGATTTATACGCTTTTCCTCTTTTATCGGGTTTCGCTCACTTCTCTTCGTTTCGCGTGGCGATGAAGGCCGCGGAAGGGACTGCCCCAGGAGCTTTATCCCGCTAGTAGCTATTGCACCCGatggcgctgctgctgctcaacGAGATCAGATCCTCTCTACTCTTCCTGTTCCCTGCTCAAATCGATccaaccacacgcacacacacacttattgGTGCTACCAGCCCTCTTTTGACTTCATTTTCTACCGTTGGCAAATTTCTGTTTGCCCTCGTATTCCCGTACTCACACCGCGCTTCCCTCCTTTCCAGGTACGTGCGgtttctttttccgttttaccGGTTCATTTCTTGGCGTTTGCGCGATTCAGATCACTAGTGTGGTACGGTGCGAGCGCGGCACTCCACAAACCAGGGATGGTAGGTGTATGCTATCCGCGAAAGCTTCCAGCAAACTGTCGATATGATGAACTGGCGTTCAATATACACACACCGAGGTCCCTTTTTGCTCTGGCGAGGTCACTCGGTTTTCCACTTCGCCCGGCAGAAGAAAAAGCATCAAAATGCATTAATGAGCAACATAGCTTCCCGTGTCCCGTCCGCAGCCTGCCGTGTCCGTTGCACCTCTTGCCGGTCGTACGTGTTTTAGTGTATGTGTGCCCTCCCAGTCTGGCTGTTCTCCGCGCCCCATCTACGAGGCGGCATACGAAATAGGGCCTCGGTAGTAGTAATGggcctttttgtgtgtgctgctCGTTCGTTTTGCCAATCTTTCTACAAAAAGCATACATGCGAAGGAGAATTAATACCAAACAAAGATCAAGTTTCCTATCCGCGATTCGCACGTTCGTGCGACGGGTTTGGGCCGCGACCTGCAGGTGGGAGCAGTTATGTGTCTTCTACCACGTTTCGTTGTCTTCCACATTGGATGATCAGAAGCGAAAATTTTGCACACATTCGCGCCCTGTCGGCGACCTGTCTTATTCGGGACCAGTGTCTTGGAGTGGTTCCGTTGATCGCCATATGCCTGGACGTTGTTTCGATTGCTCCACCGATCCCCACCGTTCgctaccatcatcatcttgaTGATCTTCTGCGGGATGCGACACTTGTCCGTGTCACGTCGGACGATGTCGACCAGCCAAAATGATCTTTTCTCGTTCCAAAATAAAACGACTTCAGCTACACGAATGCACATTCACTTACATTCGCACTTCCTCTCAGTGTGGCGTTGCATTCAAAGAACAGGGGGACTAAAATTTAACAACGAAACATTTGCCCGAGGTTTGGGTTAAGGGGTTAACGAGACACCGGTGGTTTCACATTCTCCATTTTTCCCACCGGCTGACAGTTTCTtatcattatttgttttgccccTATTCGTTACGTTTAGtctagttttttgtttaatttgtgaTAGCAAACATGGAatggttttaaatatttcctaCTGCATTCAATATTCAATATGTTCATTTCACCAGTACCGGTTAACAAAATCATAGACCAAATAcacgtaaaaaaacacatatttctTGTGTTTAAGCACCAATTACATCATGACTAGTGTATGAAAACCGCGCAATGTGTGATGAGGCTTCAAAAGCGGCCGTAAGGAGACCTCAGGCAATCACCGCATACATTGTAATGTATGCTTActgaagtagaaaatgtaacatCTAATCAAATAATTCATTCGCAT
Proteins encoded in this window:
- the LOC125760923 gene encoding E3 ubiquitin-protein ligase NRDP1, with amino-acid sequence MGYDLARFQGDVDEELICPICSGVLEEPLQAVACEHAFCRGCITEWLSRQPTCPVDRNPITNNNLRAVPRILRNLLSRLNITCENAMYGCTLVLKLDTLAAHIEECEHNPKRPLPCEKGCGFVIPKDEYKDHNCFRELRSLVHSQQQKMGELKNEINDQNLVINELKRELNLVKDFMRAMRVSNPAMRAIADQMERDEVMRWCNGLARARVTRWGGMISTPDDALQLMIKRALSESGCPPHILDDLMENCHERRWPRGLSSLETRQNNRRIYENYICRRVPGKQAVLVLQCDNTHMNEDVMVEPGLVMIFAHGIE